A stretch of DNA from Nitrospira sp.:
CGGTCCCGGGAACTGTACGTTCACGATGTCGCGGGACTGAACCGCGATCTGGCTCACGGCTTTGTCTACCGGAAATACCACCCAGGCTAACCAGAGACCATACAGTGAAACGGTACGTGTGAGACCTGTTCTGATGATCATTTTGGAATTTCTCCTCTACGCAGTAGGCTATCAGATAATCTCGCAACTAAGGAATATCACGGTCGCTCCCGCTGCCGATCTACTCGTCGACCTCCGTTCACTCCTTCACGTTGGTCCGTTGAACGGTGTGGGCGACCAGGTCATTGTGTTCCCAACCGCCCCCGAGCGCCTTGTACAGCGCGATGAGATCAATAGCGAGCGCGGCTCGGCTTTGGACCAGCGCGTCCTGCGCGGTATACAACGACCGTTGTGCGTCCAGGACATCAAGGAAATTGCTCAAGCCTTGGGTATATCGGGTCATCGCGATGCTTGCGGCTTTGTCATATTGCCTGACTTCTTCTTCCAATGCGGAGTACGCTTCTTTTTCTTTGCCATAGGCGCTCAGCGCATTCTCAACGTCCTGAAAGGCAGTGAGGACGGTCTTCTGATACGTCAGATATTGCTGGTCGCGCCGTGCTTCATATGTGCGAATACTCGCCTTCGTGGCTGGATAGTTCAGAAGACCCCATTTGATTTGCGGCCCCAGGGTATAGAAGCCGGCGGCCGCCTGCGTCAGGCTGAGCACATTGCCGGCTTGGATTCCGTACTGGGCCGTCAAGCTAATGGATGGGAACAGCTTCGCCACCTGCACGCCGACACGCGCGGTGGCTGCCGCCAAACTGCGCTCTGCTTGCCGTATATCAGGACGGCGTCGCAAGAGATCGGAGGGGAGGCCAACGGGAATTTCAGGCGGCGCGGCCGGGATGCGATGAGTCGCCTGTAGTTCCTCGGTGAGGTCGTCTGGATTCTGGCCCAGAAGCACGGCGATCGCGCGAATCATCCGGCCGGCGCTGCTTTGGAGGGTTGGGATGGACGCGTGGGTTGACGCGAGACTGGCTGCTGCGTTTGCGACATCCAAATCAGTGGCGAGACCGGCCTTATAGCGGACCTGCGTGATCTTCAACGTGTCACGTCGTGACGTTTCAGTGGCGCTTGCGACAGCCAACTGCTCCTGGTATTGCCGAAGTTGGAGATAATCCTTGGCGACCTCGGCGATGGTGCTGACGAGCGTATTTCGTAAGCTGTCCTCATAGGACTGAGCATCTGCCGCGGATGCTTCCACTTGTCGTCGCACGCCGCCGAACAAATCGAGTTCATAACTGGCGTCAAAAAAGTACTGAAAGTAGCCGTAGGAAGTCGGAATCAGGGTCCCGGCACCGAGTTTTGGGATCGCGGGATTCTCGGTGCTGATCTTACTGCGCGAATATTTTCCTTCTAGGTTCACGGTCGGAAGTTGCGTATTCGCACTGGTATAGCGAAGAGACGCGCGCGCTTCCTGGAGCCGGCCCTCTGCTATCTGCACGTCCAAGTTATTGGCGATGGTTCGTTGCACCAGTGACGTGAGTTCCTCATCGGGGAAGGTCGTCCACCATTCGGCAAGCGCCGTCGTGTCATGGGCGACGTTCTGCCGGGTAGCTTCCACGAAGGCCCCGGGCGCGTTGACGACGGGTTCACGATAATCCGGCCCGACCGCGCATCCACGCAACATCGTAGACACGAGGACGGCTGCGAGTACGCGGGTCCTCATGACGTGCCCCTTTGTGATCGTTCTTCCGGGGCAGCCGGGGCTCCCGGATCCGGCAGAGGCTGCACCTGGACATACACATCCATCTGCTGGCCGACGTACAGCGAGAAATCGTGAGGCTGATGGAAACTGTAGACAACCTGCAGGACGCGCGTGTCCACGCGTTCGGTGGATGCTCCGGTGAGCGATTTCTTTGGCACGACGTATGGCTCGACGCGCACGAACGTGAGCGGAATGTTGAGGTCACTTCGTCCTCGTGGATAGGCGACCGCAGGCTGCGCATGATCCACGCGCCAGGCATCTTGCTCATCCACGTCCACGCGAACGTTCAACAGCTCGTTATTGCCCACGAGCATC
This window harbors:
- a CDS encoding efflux transporter outer membrane subunit produces the protein MRTRVLAAVLVSTMLRGCAVGPDYREPVVNAPGAFVEATRQNVAHDTTALAEWWTTFPDEELTSLVQRTIANNLDVQIAEGRLQEARASLRYTSANTQLPTVNLEGKYSRSKISTENPAIPKLGAGTLIPTSYGYFQYFFDASYELDLFGGVRRQVEASAADAQSYEDSLRNTLVSTIAEVAKDYLQLRQYQEQLAVASATETSRRDTLKITQVRYKAGLATDLDVANAAASLASTHASIPTLQSSAGRMIRAIAVLLGQNPDDLTEELQATHRIPAAPPEIPVGLPSDLLRRRPDIRQAERSLAAATARVGVQVAKLFPSISLTAQYGIQAGNVLSLTQAAAGFYTLGPQIKWGLLNYPATKASIRTYEARRDQQYLTYQKTVLTAFQDVENALSAYGKEKEAYSALEEEVRQYDKAASIAMTRYTQGLSNFLDVLDAQRSLYTAQDALVQSRAALAIDLIALYKALGGGWEHNDLVAHTVQRTNVKE